From a region of the Primulina eburnea isolate SZY01 chromosome 7, ASM2296580v1, whole genome shotgun sequence genome:
- the LOC140835740 gene encoding uncharacterized protein: MEQRNKPSVPSSDVERSLCPKCGKPHKGECLVGNGRCYRCKEMGHTAQKSPLSSDKGKFQGRIFTMTKEGANPDSSVISGNILISEKEALTLIDTGATHSFMSEVFMHSLSREPTIMPLQFNIMLPSGDKICPTSILKACPVQIGSRLLYADFIVISMVAFDVILGMDWLYAYRAVIDCVEKTVKFLTGDYDSDEFFGLGSSLSIPLVSCLQATKLLNKGCTGFLALVSDVNRDNNLQIQDIDVVQEYPDVFADDVPSLPPDREVEFVIELSPGTAPISKAPYRMAPIEMKELKNRLQELIDKGFIRPSSSPWGAPKELNMRQRRWLELLKDYDCTISYHPGKANVVADALSCKSIYLLGSMIQKPLLLDLQRNEITLVSTGTIDKLSALVLRSTLIDGILKEQQLDIQLLELKNKNDLTGVSEFVLNRDGLLTFRGRICVPRGYDIRKDILIEAHTMPYSVHPGSTKMYQDLRRLYWWPGLPRTSKGYNSIWVIVDRLTKSAHFLSVKTTFTMNQYAEVYVAEIVRLHGIHVSIVSDRDPRFTSEFWKSLHRALGTKLAFSTAYHPQSDGQSERVIQILEDMLRACTIDFPGSWDSKLPLFEFTYNNSYQSSIGMTPYEALYGRRCRSPLYWEEVGERKMLGPELVQQTADVVALIQERMKTAESRQKSYADVRRRPLKFEVDDHIFIKISPCKGVMRFGKKDLLPNLSYEEVPIQILDRKVKVLRNKDIGIVKVLWRNQVIEEATWEPEEEMKHRYPNLFKGFPSRSSLATIVLVVTMESKSIIADLNKGDKLNGDNYDTWCHKIGYVLDEQDALEGINQVMQDPGVGNTA, encoded by the exons ATGGAGCAACGCAATAAACCTTCCGTGCCTTCTTCAGATGTGGAGCGATCGTTATgccctaagtgtggcaagccACACAAAGGTGAGTGTCTGGTTGGAAATGGCCGATGTTATAGGTGCAAAGAAATGGGGCATACCGCACAAAAAAGTCCTCTCTCCTCTGATAAAGGAAAATTTCAAGGAAGAATCTTTACGATGACAAAAGAAGGAGCCAATCCTGATTCTTCAGTCATATCAGGTAATATTCTAATATCTGAAAAGGAAGCACttacattgattgatactggtgcaactCATTCCTTTATGTCTGAAGTATTTATGCACTCCTTATCTCGCGAGCCTACTATCATGCCTTTACAATTCAATATTATGTTGCCTTCTGGTGATAAAATTTGTCCTACAAGTATTCTTAAGGCATGTCCAGTACAGATAGGTTCGAGATTGTTGTATGctgattttattgtaatttcgatggttgctttcgatgttATTTTGGGTATGGATTGGTTATACGCTTATCGTGCCGTTATTGACTGTGTGGAAAAGACCGTGAAGTTTTTAACTGGTGATTATGATAGTGATGAATTTTTTGGGCTAGGTTCATCGCTCAGTATTCCCCTTGTTTCTTGTCTACAAGCTACAAAATTATTGAATAAGGGGTGTACTGGTTTTCTGGCCTTAGTATCGGATGTGAATAGGGACAATAATTTGCAAATTCAGGATATTGATGTGGTTCAGGAATATCCTGATGTATTTGCTGATGATGTGCCTAGCTTACCTCCTGATCGAgaggtagagtttgttattgaattgagtcCAGGTACAGCCCCAATTTCtaaagctccgtacagaatggctccaattgaaatgaaagaattgaagaatcGATTGCAGGAGCTAATAGATAAAGGGTTTATCCGTCCTAGTTCCTCGccatggggagctccg aaggaattgaatatgaggcagcggagGTGGTTGGAGCTGctaaaagactatgattgcaccattagctatcatcctggaAAAGCTAATGTCGTTGCAGATGCTTTAAGCTGTAAATCCATTTATTTATTGGGTTCCATGATTCAGAAACCATTATTACTCGATTTGCAAAGGAACGAAATAACTCTGGTATCTACAGGTACAATAGATAAGTTATCTGCACTAGTTCTTCGCTCTACTTTGATTGATGGTATTCTAAAGGAGCAACAATTGGATATTCAGTTATTAGAGTTGAagaataaaaatgatttaacaGGAGTTTCTGAATTTGTTTTGAATCGTGATGGTTTATTGACCTTTCGAGGTAGAATTTGTGTTCCTAGGGGTTATGACATTCGGAAAGATATACTTATTGAAGCTCATACAATGCCATATTCAGTTCATCCTGGCAGTACCAAAATGTATCAAGATCTTCGAcgtctttattggtggccag GGCTTCCAAGAACATCAAAGGGTTACAATTCCATCTGGGTAATTGTTGATAGGTTAaccaagtcggctcattttctTTCAGTCAAGACAACGTTTACAATGAACCAGTATGCTGAAGTCTATGTAGCTGAGATTGTACGACTTCATGGAATCCATGtgtcaattgtatctgatcgtgacccaAGGTTTACTTCtgagttctggaagagtttgcacagagccttGGGCACCAAGTTGGCCTTTAGcacagcatatcatcctcagagtgacggGCAATCCGAAAGGGTAATTCAAATTCTGGAAGATATGTTACGAGCTTGTACAATTGACTTCCCAGGAagttgggattccaaattgcctcttttCGAATTTACGTATAACAACAGCTACCAATCTTCAATTGGCATGACACCctatgaagctttatatggaagAAGGTGCCGATCTCCATTATACTGGGAAGAAGTAGGTGAAAGGAAGATGTTGGGCCCGGAGTTggttcaacaaacagcagatgttGTGGCAttgatccaagaaagaatgaagaCTGCCGAGTCTAGACAGAAAAGTTACGCTGATGTACGTCGACGGCCTTTGAAATTCGAGGTAGAtgatcatatttttattaaaatatcccCTTGTAAGGgagtgatgcgatttggcaagaaag ATCTTTTGCCTAATTTAAGCTATGAAGAAGTGCCGATTCAAATACTTGATCGTAAGGTTAAAGTGTTAAGAAACAAAGATATTGGTATTGTCAAAGTCCTTTGGAGAAATCAAGTGATTGAGGAGGCGACTTGGGAACCGGAAGAAGAAATGAAACATCGTTATCCCAATTTATTCAAAG GGTTTCCTTCAAGATCATCATTAGCAACCATTGTGCTTGTGGTT ACCATGGAATCAAAATCTATCATTGCTGATCTCAACAAGGGTGACAAACTGAATGGTGACAACTATGATACTTGGTGCCATAAGATTGGGTATGTGCTTGATGAGCAAGATGCCTTAGAGGGTATCAACCAAGTCATGCAGGATCCCGGTGTGGGTAACACTGCTTAG